The following proteins are encoded in a genomic region of Bernardetia sp. MNP-M8:
- a CDS encoding dehydrogenase E1 component subunit alpha/beta → MIFDRTDISDEQLIHIYKALLKPRLIEDRMLIALRQGKISKWFSGYGQEAISVGIAEAIQTDEYLLPLHRNLGLFTSRKIELEKLFAQFQGKKEGFTKGRDRSFHFGTNEHHIVGMISHLGPQLTVANGIALADVLENKKRITVTFTGDGGTSQGDFHEALNVAAVWDLPTIFVVENNGYGLSTPSHEQFRCKQFIDKGIGYGMKAVQVDGNNILEVYSTVRALAKEMRENPHPVLLEMITFRMRGHEEASGTKYVPKELFEVWEKKDPVTNYEKFLVENNILTEENTKEIREEFFENIKNALDTALELPKVVPNTEDEVADMYAPHEQELIAPISSSQTQKRLIDAISDSLRQSMERYPKMTIMGQDVADYGGVFKITDGFVEQFGKQRVRNTPLCESAIVGASLGLSIRGWKAVMEMQFADFVTCGFNQIINNLAKSHYRWGQNADVVVRMPTGAGVAAGPFHSQSNEAWFAHTPGLKVVYPSSPYDAKGLLNASIEDPNPVIFFEHKALYRAISEDIYDDYYTLPIGKAALVSEGEDVSIITYGMGVHWARKAAEELGDSYSLEILDLRTLLPWDKEAVSETVKKTGKVIILHEDCLTGGIGGEISAWIAEHHFTNLDAPIMREGSLDTAVPFSAELEKNFLPYERFVEKLKKLVQY, encoded by the coding sequence ATGATTTTTGATAGAACAGATATTTCTGATGAGCAGCTTATTCATATTTATAAAGCCCTCTTAAAACCTCGTTTGATTGAGGATAGAATGCTAATTGCGCTTCGCCAAGGCAAAATTTCAAAATGGTTTTCAGGGTATGGACAAGAAGCCATTTCTGTAGGGATTGCAGAAGCCATACAAACAGATGAATATTTGTTACCACTTCACAGAAATTTAGGTCTTTTTACGTCTCGTAAAATAGAACTAGAAAAACTTTTTGCTCAGTTTCAAGGAAAAAAAGAAGGTTTTACCAAAGGGAGAGATAGGTCTTTCCATTTTGGAACAAATGAACATCATATTGTCGGAATGATTTCGCATTTAGGTCCTCAATTGACAGTTGCCAATGGAATTGCTTTAGCTGATGTTTTGGAAAACAAAAAGCGTATTACAGTTACTTTTACAGGTGATGGTGGTACTTCGCAAGGAGATTTTCATGAAGCTCTAAATGTAGCAGCCGTTTGGGATTTGCCTACCATTTTTGTTGTAGAGAATAATGGGTATGGACTCTCTACACCAAGTCATGAGCAGTTTCGTTGTAAGCAATTTATCGATAAAGGAATTGGGTATGGAATGAAAGCTGTTCAGGTAGATGGAAATAATATTTTAGAAGTTTATTCAACAGTAAGGGCATTAGCTAAAGAGATGCGTGAAAATCCACATCCAGTTTTATTAGAAATGATAACTTTCCGTATGCGTGGACACGAAGAAGCATCAGGAACAAAATATGTTCCTAAAGAACTTTTTGAAGTTTGGGAGAAAAAAGACCCAGTTACCAATTATGAAAAATTCTTAGTAGAAAATAATATTCTGACAGAAGAAAATACAAAAGAAATAAGAGAAGAATTTTTTGAAAATATAAAAAATGCATTAGATACAGCCTTAGAATTGCCTAAAGTTGTTCCAAATACTGAAGATGAAGTAGCAGATATGTATGCACCTCACGAACAGGAACTTATTGCACCAATCAGTAGTAGCCAAACTCAAAAACGCTTAATCGATGCTATTTCGGATTCATTGCGTCAGAGTATGGAACGCTATCCAAAAATGACAATTATGGGGCAAGATGTAGCTGATTATGGAGGAGTTTTCAAAATTACAGATGGTTTTGTTGAGCAGTTTGGAAAGCAACGTGTCAGAAATACACCTCTTTGTGAGTCTGCTATTGTAGGAGCAAGTTTGGGACTTTCTATTCGTGGTTGGAAAGCCGTCATGGAAATGCAGTTTGCCGATTTTGTTACCTGTGGATTCAATCAAATCATTAATAATTTAGCTAAATCGCATTATCGTTGGGGGCAAAATGCTGATGTTGTAGTTCGTATGCCAACAGGTGCAGGTGTGGCAGCGGGTCCTTTTCATTCCCAATCAAATGAAGCGTGGTTTGCTCATACCCCAGGATTAAAGGTAGTTTATCCATCTTCTCCTTATGATGCGAAAGGACTTCTGAATGCTTCTATTGAAGATCCAAACCCAGTTATTTTCTTCGAACATAAAGCTCTTTATCGTGCTATTTCGGAAGATATTTATGATGATTATTATACTCTTCCAATTGGAAAAGCTGCTCTAGTTTCAGAAGGCGAAGATGTAAGTATCATTACCTACGGAATGGGAGTTCATTGGGCTAGAAAAGCAGCCGAAGAGCTAGGTGATAGTTATTCTTTAGAAATTTTAGATTTAAGAACATTACTTCCTTGGGATAAAGAAGCTGTTTCAGAAACGGTTAAGAAAACAGGAAAAGTAATTATTCTACACGAAGACTGCCTAACAGGTGGAATTGGTGGCGAAATTTCAGCTTGGATTGCGGAACATCACTTTACAAACCTTGATGCACCAATTATGCGTGAAGGAAGTTTGGATACAGCCGTTCCATTTAGTGCAGAATTAGAGAAAAATTTCTTGCCGTATGAGCGTTTTGTTGAGAAATTAAAGAAATTGGTGCAATATTAA